The proteins below come from a single Anguilla rostrata isolate EN2019 chromosome 3, ASM1855537v3, whole genome shotgun sequence genomic window:
- the prkra gene encoding interferon-inducible double-stranded RNA-dependent protein kinase activator A homolog, which produces MSQDGFPPAAARTPVSSNACLGLKEPPSPCPAKTPIQILHEYGTKMGNLPVYIMEKAEGVVHNPSFVFSVKIGDVTCTGQGPSKKAAKHQAAEAALNILKIEPGPNPIPKNEDNGVAVESHNQHNPIGVLQELALQRGWRLPEYSVCMEAGPPHKREFTITCRMEALSETGTGNSKKSAKRDAAEKMAAKIQALSGCPDMPWTPRPTVRLECLQTSSGENISMLRRNPLSIPNTDYVQMILELSKEQGFEVTYFDIDELTVNGQYQCLAELSTIPVTVCHGTGISCGNAHNDAAHSALQYIKIMASIK; this is translated from the exons ATGTCTCAAGACGGATTTCCTCCTGCTGCAGCAAGAACTCCTGTTAGCAGTAATGCCTG CTTGGGCTTGAAAGAACCGCCTTCTCCTTGCCCTGCAAAAACTCCCATTCAAATTCTTCACGAATATGGCACAAAGATGGGAAACTTACCCGTGTATATCATGGAAAAGGCTGAAGGAGTAGTCCACAACCCTAGTTTCGTTTTCAGCGTCAAAATAGGAGAtgttacctgcacag GTCAGGGGCCAAGTAAAAAAGCGGCAAAGCATCAGGCCGCTGAAGCCGccctgaacattttaaaaattgagccTGGACCGAA CCCCATCCCAAAGAATGAGGATAATGGTGTTGCAGTGGAGTCACACAATCAACATAATCCTATAGGTGTTCTACAG GAACTGGCACTGCAGCGGGGGTGGCGTCTCCCTGAATACTCGGTCTGCATGGAAGCAGGCCCACCTCACAAGAGAGAGTTCACCATCACCTGCCGAATGGAGGCTTTGTCAGAAACTG GAACAGGAAATTCCAAGAAGTCTGCCAAGCGGGACGCTGCAGAGAAAATGGCAGCAAAGATCCAAGCGCTGTCTGGCTGTCCCGATAtgccgtgg ACACCGAGGCCTACTGTGAGGCTGGAATGTTTGCAAACATCTTCAGGAGAGAACATTTCAATGCTGAGAAGGAATCCCCTCAGCATTCCAAACACAGACTATGTGCAGATGATTCTGGAGCTATCCAAGGAGCAGGGCTTTGAAGTCACTTACTTCGACATTG ATGAGCTGACGGTGAACGGGCAGTACCAGTGCCTGGCAGAACTGTCCACCATACCGGTCACCGTGTGCCACGGCACTGGCATCTCCTGCGGCAACGCGCACAACGACGCGGCGCACAGCGCTCTCCAGTACATCAAGATCATGGCGTCCATCAAGTGA